In Paenibacillus algicola, a genomic segment contains:
- a CDS encoding DUF6148 family protein — MPLYTKEVAQQHLDAWMAAELALSTGQSYSIAGRSLTRVNLTEVMRQIQYWQKQLNDAIRFEQGLGPRRKVRRYVPIDL, encoded by the coding sequence ATGCCATTGTACACAAAAGAAGTAGCTCAGCAACACTTGGATGCCTGGATGGCAGCGGAGCTGGCGCTCTCTACGGGGCAATCGTACAGCATCGCCGGCCGATCGCTCACCAGAGTGAACCTAACCGAGGTCATGCGGCAGATTCAGTATTGGCAAAAGCAGTTGAATGATGCCATTCGTTTTGAGCAGGGACTGGGCCCGCGTCGAAAAGTGCGCAGGTATGTTCCGATTGATCTATGA
- a CDS encoding helix-turn-helix domain-containing protein: protein MATHRVNKSGKRAPPFTRIVNSSLQDARLSFKARGLLAYMLTKPDHFRFYLDELTKHTTEGKDSIRAALKELESFGYIKRYVIKDSRGKIMSWEIDIYEHPGSGFPVVENPTLVTNDKVLTNDKRLNKYIAFKNDDHSYIKTYLKYFSQKKNKQHMRITEEQHQMIYGQIEEIQSAGITHEEWEAEVRDHFETLPKSNNGNIIAFLHAAPRRFDVNLDIGHS from the coding sequence GTGGCAACACACCGAGTCAATAAATCAGGCAAAAGAGCCCCGCCCTTCACCCGGATCGTTAACAGCTCGCTGCAGGATGCCAGGCTCTCTTTCAAAGCCCGCGGCTTGCTCGCCTACATGCTGACCAAGCCAGACCATTTCCGCTTCTATCTGGACGAGCTGACCAAGCATACGACCGAGGGTAAGGACAGCATCCGGGCTGCGCTCAAAGAGCTTGAGTCATTCGGCTATATCAAGCGTTACGTCATCAAGGACAGCCGAGGTAAAATCATGTCCTGGGAGATCGATATATACGAGCATCCAGGATCGGGTTTTCCAGTTGTGGAAAATCCAACACTAGTAACGAATGATAAAGTACTAACGAATGATAAAAGATTAAATAAATACATCGCTTTTAAAAACGATGATCATTCCTATATCAAAACGTATCTGAAATACTTCAGTCAGAAGAAAAACAAACAGCATATGAGGATAACGGAAGAGCAGCATCAGATGATCTATGGTCAGATTGAGGAGATCCAATCCGCAGGCATCACCCATGAAGAATGGGAAGCTGAGGTGAGAGATCATTTTGAGACTCTACCGAAGAGCAACAATGGGAATATCATAGCATTCCTGCATGCAGCTCCGAGGAGGTTTGACGTTAATCTGGACATAGGTCACTCATGA
- a CDS encoding phage terminase large subunit family protein, with protein MAARKTVDLFSQANKQWEPRRRLSVSEWADMNRVLTTESSAEAGPWRTSRAEYQREIMDSIEHWEEVVIMASAQVGKTEFLLNVTGSYIDQEPCPIMHVLPNEDLIQAYSKKRLTPMINNSEVLRNKIGVAKSRDSSNTIEEKSFPGGYVTIVGANAPSGLSSRPVQIVLCDEVDRFPVSSGKEGDPIALATARTKTFRHKRRHLFVSTPVDKETSRIHQLYEDSTMEQWCLPCPHCGELQPLQFKRGEDNGIVFEHYVSESGEIVVTKAEHRCAYCGNLGSEKEWKRGEGAWVSRKEHSTRRGFHINQLSSPWSDWREVAKAFLVAKREGVDKLKVFVNTVLGEPWETKVKGMDDKTLMQRRERYEYEVPEGVKVLTAAIDTQDDRFEVEIIGWGAGKESWRIEYQRIYGDLNRPEVWQDLDRFLCRSWIGPEGREFRIIGACMDSGGHYTKEVYEFTRAREHRRIYAIKGQGINPKTAEHVPFIARHSRTQMYNAILIHLGVDDGKVKVYDSLKVGEPGPLYCHFPDDEGKGYTQEYFLGLTAETHRTIKKDGVKYKVWVKTRDRNEPFDLAVYNRAVVELLRPNLSLPIEQQPNGPKVDPDTGSQQRARKSKKRGVASSV; from the coding sequence ATGGCAGCCCGGAAGACGGTTGATTTATTTTCACAGGCCAACAAGCAGTGGGAGCCTAGACGTCGCCTGAGCGTCTCAGAATGGGCGGATATGAACCGGGTACTAACCACAGAGAGCAGCGCGGAAGCGGGGCCTTGGCGAACGTCTCGGGCGGAATATCAGCGGGAGATCATGGATTCCATAGAGCACTGGGAAGAGGTCGTTATCATGGCCTCAGCTCAGGTGGGAAAAACCGAATTTCTGCTGAATGTGACCGGTTCATACATCGATCAGGAGCCTTGCCCGATTATGCACGTGCTTCCAAACGAGGATCTGATCCAGGCCTACTCCAAAAAGCGGCTCACTCCTATGATTAATAACAGCGAAGTGCTGCGGAATAAGATCGGCGTCGCCAAGTCGAGGGACAGCAGCAACACCATCGAAGAGAAATCCTTCCCTGGCGGTTATGTGACGATCGTCGGAGCCAACGCGCCTTCGGGACTGTCTTCCCGGCCAGTGCAGATTGTTCTGTGCGATGAGGTGGACCGGTTCCCGGTATCTTCCGGCAAGGAGGGTGATCCGATTGCCCTAGCTACGGCCCGGACCAAGACATTCCGGCATAAGCGCCGGCATCTATTCGTCTCAACGCCAGTGGACAAGGAAACATCTCGCATCCATCAGCTGTACGAAGACAGCACGATGGAGCAATGGTGCCTGCCCTGCCCTCACTGTGGGGAGTTACAGCCCCTGCAATTCAAGCGGGGCGAAGACAACGGCATCGTATTCGAGCATTATGTCTCGGAGTCCGGTGAGATCGTTGTGACCAAAGCCGAGCATCGCTGCGCATACTGCGGCAATCTTGGCTCAGAAAAGGAATGGAAGCGGGGCGAGGGTGCCTGGGTTTCCAGGAAAGAGCACTCCACCCGCCGGGGATTTCATATCAATCAGCTTTCCAGCCCATGGTCAGATTGGCGCGAGGTTGCAAAGGCTTTTTTGGTGGCCAAGAGAGAGGGCGTCGACAAGCTGAAAGTATTCGTCAATACGGTTCTTGGAGAGCCGTGGGAGACGAAGGTCAAAGGCATGGACGACAAAACGCTTATGCAGCGTCGCGAGAGATATGAGTATGAGGTGCCTGAAGGCGTGAAGGTGCTCACGGCAGCCATTGATACCCAGGACGATCGCTTTGAAGTCGAGATTATTGGCTGGGGGGCTGGAAAAGAATCATGGCGTATCGAATACCAACGGATTTATGGAGACTTGAACAGGCCCGAAGTGTGGCAGGACCTGGACAGGTTTCTTTGTCGTTCTTGGATAGGTCCAGAGGGCCGGGAATTCCGCATCATTGGAGCTTGCATGGACTCTGGTGGTCACTACACCAAAGAAGTGTACGAATTCACCCGTGCTCGGGAGCATCGCCGGATTTACGCGATCAAAGGCCAGGGGATTAACCCCAAAACAGCGGAGCATGTACCGTTTATCGCCCGGCATTCCCGGACCCAGATGTACAATGCGATCCTTATCCACTTAGGTGTGGATGACGGCAAGGTGAAGGTATACGACAGCCTGAAGGTCGGGGAGCCAGGACCACTGTATTGTCACTTCCCTGATGATGAAGGCAAGGGATATACGCAAGAATATTTCCTCGGCCTGACTGCTGAGACTCACAGGACGATCAAGAAAGACGGCGTCAAGTATAAGGTCTGGGTGAAGACCCGTGATCGAAACGAGCCCTTTGACTTGGCGGTCTATAATCGGGCCGTGGTGGAGCTGCTCCGGCCGAATCTTTCCTTACCGATTGAACAGCAGCCCAATGGCCCGAAGGTGGATCCGGATACAGGTAGTCAGCAGCGCGCTAGGAAGAGCAAGAAAAGAGGCGTGGCAAGCAGCGTTTAA
- a CDS encoding SGNH/GDSL hydrolase family protein, whose translation MNLGRIALALAMDKPKGLASVASRGKWYSGTSDGTAIDVTYRSMHEALCDLESLVLMYGNFYNDGRSTNLGVPKINVSIDVDGVTYPLFFDNGNSHKTLPLGARTITDEIRISIKKGTRFFVRTHVLLNTGEKHPTGLTVIGAQNPGEGLMEGDATAGTFTSQNNNPKYAYAPLVILGEPAHRVNFKTVGFCGSSSSTGAGHTNTRVDNFPVGEVGFMQIGALRAGWGYVTAGQNGQKASDFVQLIKRTNQLQMLKNCDLVIVQYSSNDLADSSTTFEVLKENILKIHQVYWNMGIPTAQVTVNPRTTSTDGWTTLQNQTPINANFAPGANSARGKFNAWVMNNNDGIVGIDCNKGWESSPDSGLWAVDPTRTSDGIHPNNNGHGFVAADAVQDYLLAF comes from the coding sequence TTTAGGAAGAATAGCGCTGGCATTGGCTATGGATAAACCAAAGGGGCTTGCGTCCGTTGCCTCTCGCGGTAAATGGTATAGCGGAACGTCTGACGGAACAGCCATAGATGTGACATACAGATCGATGCACGAAGCCTTGTGTGACTTAGAATCACTGGTTCTTATGTATGGTAATTTTTATAATGACGGCAGGTCAACAAATTTAGGTGTTCCTAAAATTAATGTATCTATCGATGTAGATGGGGTAACATACCCACTATTTTTTGACAACGGCAATAGTCACAAAACTCTGCCGTTAGGAGCAAGGACCATAACGGATGAAATTAGAATCAGTATTAAAAAAGGTACGAGGTTTTTTGTACGCACTCATGTGCTTCTGAATACAGGAGAAAAACATCCTACCGGACTTACTGTCATTGGAGCGCAGAATCCCGGAGAGGGCCTTATGGAGGGGGATGCTACAGCAGGGACCTTCACAAGTCAGAACAATAACCCAAAGTATGCATACGCACCTTTAGTCATTTTAGGCGAACCAGCGCACAGGGTAAACTTCAAAACGGTCGGTTTTTGTGGTAGTAGTTCGTCCACCGGGGCGGGCCACACCAATACAAGAGTCGATAATTTTCCGGTTGGCGAAGTTGGTTTCATGCAAATCGGAGCTTTAAGAGCTGGGTGGGGATATGTCACAGCAGGGCAGAATGGTCAGAAGGCATCAGATTTCGTTCAGCTTATCAAACGAACTAACCAATTACAAATGTTAAAGAATTGTGATTTGGTAATAGTGCAGTATTCGAGCAATGACCTTGCCGATAGTTCAACCACGTTCGAAGTCTTAAAAGAAAATATCTTGAAGATACACCAAGTGTACTGGAATATGGGCATTCCGACAGCTCAAGTTACTGTTAATCCTAGGACAACATCAACAGATGGATGGACAACACTACAAAACCAAACACCAATCAATGCTAATTTTGCACCAGGGGCGAATAGTGCAAGAGGTAAGTTTAACGCATGGGTTATGAATAATAATGACGGTATTGTAGGTATTGACTGTAACAAAGGATGGGAGTCATCACCAGACAGCGGATTGTGGGCGGTAGATCCGACTCGTACAAGTGACGGAATACATCCTAACAACAACGGACATGGCTTCGTTGCGGCAGATGCAGTCCAGGATTATCTGCTGGCGTTTTAA